A genome region from Rhodopseudomonas boonkerdii includes the following:
- the ctrA gene encoding response regulator transcription factor CtrA, whose amino-acid sequence MRVLLIEDDSAVAQSIELMLKSESFNVYTTDLGEEGVDLGKLYDYDIILLDLNLPDMSGYDVLKQLRVSKIKTPILILSGLAGIEDKVKGLGVGADDYMTKPFHKDELVARIHAIVRRSKGHAQSVIQTGDLVVNLDTKTVEVGGQRVHLTGKEYQMLELLSLRKGTTLTKEMFLNHLYGGMDEPELKIIDVFICKLRKKLANASEGRNFIETVWGRGYVLREPSDDEIRIPA is encoded by the coding sequence ATGCGCGTTTTGCTAATTGAAGATGATAGCGCTGTTGCGCAGTCGATTGAGCTGATGCTCAAATCCGAGAGCTTCAACGTCTACACGACGGACCTCGGAGAAGAGGGCGTCGATCTCGGCAAACTCTACGATTACGATATTATCCTGCTCGATCTCAATCTCCCGGACATGTCCGGCTATGATGTGCTCAAGCAGCTGCGGGTGTCGAAGATCAAGACCCCGATCCTCATTCTCTCGGGCCTCGCCGGCATCGAGGACAAGGTCAAGGGTCTCGGCGTCGGCGCCGACGACTACATGACCAAACCCTTCCACAAGGACGAGCTGGTTGCCCGCATCCATGCGATCGTGCGCCGCTCCAAGGGTCATGCCCAGTCGGTCATCCAGACCGGCGATCTCGTGGTCAATCTCGACACCAAGACGGTGGAAGTCGGCGGTCAGCGCGTCCATCTGACCGGCAAGGAATATCAGATGCTGGAGCTGCTCTCGCTCCGCAAGGGCACCACCCTCACCAAGGAAATGTTCCTCAACCATCTCTATGGTGGCATGGACGAGCCCGAGCTGAAGATCATCGACGTCTTCATCTGCAAGCTCCGCAAGAAGCTGGCCAACGCCTCAGAAGGCCGCAACTTCATCGAAACGGTGTGGGGCCGCGGTTACGTGCTCCGCGAACCCAGCGATGACGAGATTCGCATCCCGGCCTGA
- the fliI gene encoding flagellar protein export ATPase FliI, whose product MKALAEQIADIDGVNIYGRVVGVRGLMVEIAGPIHAMSVGARLVIETGTNRFIPAEVIGFSGDNAVVMPFAGLEGVRRGCRAVIANAASMVRPSIGWLGRVVNAMGEPIDGKGPLPQGPAPMPYRAAPPPAHARKRVGAPLDLGVRSMNTFLTCCRGQRMGIFAGSGVGKSVLLSMLARNVDADVSVIGLIGERGREVQEFLQEDLGEEGLARAVVVVATSDEPALMRRQAAYLTLSISEYFRDEGKDVMCMMDSVTRFAMAQREIGLSVGEPPTAKGYTPTVFTELPKLLERAGPGTDEGSITAIFTVLVDGDDHNEPVADAVRGILDGHIVMQRGIAERGRYPAINILKSVSRTMPRSCDPAYLPTITRARQIMATYSDMEELIRLGAYRAGSSPEVDEAIALHEPLEAFLRQRKDEVCGLLEGYQQLQQIVGSLATER is encoded by the coding sequence GTGAAAGCACTTGCCGAACAGATCGCCGATATCGACGGCGTCAACATCTACGGACGCGTGGTCGGCGTGCGCGGTCTCATGGTGGAGATCGCCGGCCCCATCCACGCCATGTCCGTCGGCGCGCGTCTCGTCATCGAGACCGGCACCAACCGTTTCATCCCAGCCGAGGTGATCGGCTTCTCCGGCGACAATGCTGTCGTGATGCCCTTTGCCGGCCTCGAGGGCGTCCGCCGTGGCTGCCGTGCAGTCATCGCCAATGCTGCCAGCATGGTGCGGCCGTCGATCGGCTGGCTCGGCCGCGTGGTCAATGCCATGGGCGAGCCCATTGATGGCAAGGGCCCGCTGCCGCAGGGCCCGGCGCCGATGCCCTATCGTGCAGCGCCGCCGCCGGCGCATGCGCGCAAGCGCGTCGGTGCGCCGCTCGATCTCGGCGTCCGTTCCATGAACACCTTTCTCACCTGCTGCCGCGGTCAGCGCATGGGCATTTTCGCTGGTTCGGGCGTCGGTAAGTCGGTGCTGCTCTCGATGCTGGCGCGCAACGTCGATGCGGATGTCTCGGTCATCGGCCTGATCGGCGAGCGTGGTCGCGAGGTGCAGGAGTTCCTGCAAGAGGATCTCGGCGAGGAAGGTCTCGCCCGCGCGGTGGTCGTGGTGGCGACCTCGGACGAGCCGGCGCTGATGCGCCGCCAGGCTGCCTATCTCACTTTGTCCATCTCGGAATACTTCCGCGACGAGGGCAAGGACGTCATGTGCATGATGGACTCGGTCACCCGTTTCGCCATGGCGCAGCGCGAGATCGGCCTCTCCGTGGGCGAGCCGCCGACCGCAAAAGGTTATACGCCGACGGTCTTCACCGAATTGCCGAAGCTGCTGGAACGGGCAGGGCCCGGCACCGACGAAGGTTCCATCACAGCGATCTTCACGGTGCTGGTGGACGGCGACGATCACAACGAACCCGTGGCCGACGCGGTGCGCGGCATTCTCGATGGCCATATCGTCATGCAGCGCGGCATCGCCGAGCGTGGGCGCTATCCGGCCATCAATATTCTCAAATCCGTTTCGCGTACCATGCCGCGTTCCTGCGATCCGGCCTATCTGCCGACCATCACGCGCGCGCGCCAGATCATGGCGACCTACTCGGATATGGAAGAGCTGATCCGCCTCGGCGCCTATCGCGCCGGTTCCAGCCCGGAGGTGGACGAGGCCATCGCGCTGCACGAGCCGCTCGAGGCGTTCCTGCGCCAGCGCAAGGACGAGGTATGTGGATTGCTGGAGGGATACCAGCAACTGCAACAAATCGTTGGTAGTTTGGCAACGGAACGCTAA
- the fliJ gene encoding flagellar export protein FliJ: protein MKSRDTLIRLKKFQVDEKRRRVNQIEGMIADFQRMSVDLEREIQTEQDRAGIQDPSHFAYPTYAKAAIQRRENLTRSADELRVQLEDAKALLAEAFEELKKVELLDERDQARAREEENAREQADLDSIGLMRARIGAVA, encoded by the coding sequence ATGAAGTCACGTGACACCCTGATCCGCCTGAAGAAGTTTCAGGTCGACGAGAAGCGCCGCCGGGTCAATCAGATCGAAGGCATGATCGCCGACTTCCAGCGCATGTCGGTCGATCTGGAGCGCGAGATCCAGACCGAGCAGGACCGCGCCGGCATTCAGGATCCGTCCCACTTCGCCTATCCGACTTATGCCAAGGCCGCGATCCAGCGCCGCGAAAACCTGACCCGCTCGGCCGACGAATTGCGCGTCCAGCTCGAAGACGCCAAGGCGCTGCTCGCCGAAGCCTTCGAAGAGCTCAAGAAGGTCGAACTGCTCGACGAGCGCGACCAGGCCCGGGCCCGCGAAGAGGAGAATGCCCGCGAGCAGGCCGATCTCGACAGCATCGGCCTGATGCGCGCCCGCATCGGTGCGGTCGCCTGA
- a CDS encoding sigma-70 family RNA polymerase sigma factor — translation MLTPAELVWLIAAVAKGDEAAFERLYTATRAKLFGVVLRILRRQDLAEEVIQEVYVKIWNSAGQFNPGVASPITWMASIARNRAIDVVRKKGEVSIEEEPAAMDVAADTPDPLARREMTEELRRLLECVGQLEPERQKLVLLAYYNGWSREQLAAKFQTPVNTVKTWLRRSMLDIRACLGLA, via the coding sequence ATGCTCACGCCGGCAGAACTGGTCTGGCTCATCGCAGCGGTTGCAAAGGGCGATGAGGCTGCATTCGAGCGCCTTTATACCGCCACGCGCGCGAAACTGTTCGGTGTCGTTCTCCGTATCTTGCGCAGACAGGATCTCGCGGAGGAAGTGATCCAGGAGGTCTATGTCAAGATCTGGAACAGCGCCGGCCAGTTCAACCCCGGCGTCGCGTCGCCAATCACATGGATGGCTTCGATAGCGCGCAATCGCGCGATCGATGTCGTGCGCAAGAAGGGCGAGGTGTCGATAGAGGAAGAGCCGGCCGCCATGGACGTCGCCGCCGATACGCCCGATCCGCTCGCGCGCCGCGAGATGACCGAAGAATTGCGGCGCCTGCTCGAATGCGTCGGGCAGCTCGAACCGGAACGGCAGAAGCTGGTGCTGCTCGCTTACTACAACGGCTGGAGTCGCGAACAGCTTGCGGCCAAATTCCAGACGCCCGTGAACACCGTAAAGACATGGCTGCGCCGAAGCATGTTGGATATCCGCGCATGTCTGGGGCTGGCATGA
- a CDS encoding anti-sigma factor translates to MDYSEDHIVLAAEYALGTLDADERAQVEQMMVVDKNYAAVVESWERALAVLNHMVGLVEPRPQVWDSIRSTIGLSGQQAPLVLPSVPEPAAAPVAEAVREPVQADSSNVIVLMRRAQRWRGIAAATGAIAAALIALIGVQATRPDLLPAGLRPKPIVQVVQQAPAPQQLAAQSQYVALLQTDASSPAFILTVDAVTKNFTVRRVGAEPQTGKSYELWIVSDKFQSPRSLGVIGGDEFTTRAALATYDPETVNQATYAVTIEPEGGSPTGSATGPIVFTGKLIETVPPPK, encoded by the coding sequence ATGGACTACAGCGAAGATCATATCGTACTCGCCGCGGAATACGCGCTCGGCACGCTCGATGCCGACGAACGCGCGCAGGTCGAGCAGATGATGGTGGTCGACAAGAACTATGCGGCTGTCGTCGAGTCGTGGGAGCGCGCGCTCGCCGTGCTCAATCACATGGTCGGTCTTGTCGAGCCGCGTCCGCAGGTGTGGGACAGCATCCGCAGCACCATTGGCCTGTCGGGTCAGCAGGCGCCCCTCGTGCTGCCATCGGTGCCGGAGCCCGCAGCGGCGCCCGTTGCCGAAGCCGTGCGCGAGCCTGTGCAGGCCGACAGTTCCAATGTCATCGTCCTGATGCGCCGCGCGCAGCGCTGGCGCGGTATTGCTGCCGCGACGGGGGCCATTGCTGCCGCGCTGATTGCCCTGATCGGCGTGCAGGCGACGCGTCCGGATCTTTTGCCGGCCGGTCTTCGTCCAAAGCCGATCGTGCAGGTCGTCCAGCAGGCGCCGGCACCTCAGCAACTCGCCGCGCAGTCGCAATATGTCGCTTTGCTGCAGACCGATGCGTCATCGCCGGCCTTCATTCTCACCGTCGATGCCGTGACCAAGAATTTCACGGTTCGCCGTGTCGGCGCCGAACCGCAGACGGGTAAGAGCTACGAGCTCTGGATCGTGTCCGACAAGTTTCAGAGCCCGCGTTCGCTCGGCGTGATTGGCGGCGATGAATTCACCACCCGCGCCGCGCTTGCGACCTACGATCCGGAGACGGTCAATCAGGCCACCTACGCGGTGACCATCGAACCGGAAGGCGGCTCGCCGACCGGTTCGGCGACGGGCCCGATCGTGTTCACCGGCAAGCTGATCGAAACGGTACCGCCGCCGAAGTGA
- the flhA gene encoding flagellar biosynthesis protein FlhA encodes MTDLVAGQGIGSPNGGGFDLEKLKSTIMRGDIALALGVLVILIVLIMPLPAFMLDVFLAISITMSVLILMTALFTQTPLEFSSFPTVLLISTMLRLSLNLASTRLILSHGHEGTAAAGHVIEAFGHFVMGGNFVIGVVVFAILLIVNFIVITKGSGRIAEVAARFQLDSMPGKQMAIDADLSAGLIDEATAKARRKELEDESGFFGAMDGASKFVRGDAIAGLLITAINVVGGIIIGVAQQGMPFSEAGRTYTLLTVGDGLVTQVPALIVSTAAGLLVSKAGITGAADKTLMRQFSGYPQALGMSAGVMFTLALLPGIPMLPFIALGGGASWLAYTASKRNKVQKAAAAQQAAAGSAGGPATAAGAAQGAAAAEEPISASLKIDDLKIELGYALLPLVNGPDGTDRLTEQIKALRKSLAVEMGFVMPSVRILDNVQLEANTYVIKIKEVEAGTGRIWPNQFMVMDPGGQQVTVPGIHTTEPTFGLPATWVDAALKEEASLKGYTVVDAATVLSTHLTELLKGNMSDLLSYGEVQKLLKDLPKEQGELVKDIVPALITVSGIQRVLQLLLTERISVRDLSTILEGIADALAYSRNPSTIVEHVRARLARQICAQNTSYAGYLPLIALSAHWEQAFAESIIGNGEERSLAMQPSKLSEFMVAVRNSFEQAAREGEAPVLVTSAAIRPFVRSLVERFRSQTTVLSQAEIHPRARLKTVGSV; translated from the coding sequence ATGACGGATTTGGTGGCGGGTCAAGGCATCGGCAGCCCGAACGGCGGCGGCTTCGATCTCGAAAAGCTCAAGAGCACGATCATGCGCGGCGATATCGCGCTCGCGCTCGGCGTCCTGGTCATCCTGATCGTGCTGATCATGCCGTTGCCGGCATTCATGCTGGACGTCTTTCTCGCGATCTCCATCACCATGTCGGTGCTGATCCTGATGACGGCGCTGTTCACCCAGACGCCGCTGGAATTCTCATCGTTCCCGACCGTGCTGCTGATCTCGACCATGCTGCGGCTGTCGCTGAACCTCGCCTCGACCCGCCTGATCCTCTCGCACGGCCATGAAGGCACCGCCGCCGCCGGCCATGTCATCGAGGCGTTCGGCCATTTCGTGATGGGTGGCAACTTCGTCATCGGTGTGGTCGTGTTCGCGATCCTGCTGATCGTGAACTTCATCGTCATCACCAAGGGTTCAGGCCGTATCGCCGAAGTCGCCGCGCGCTTTCAACTCGACTCGATGCCTGGCAAGCAGATGGCGATCGACGCCGACCTCTCCGCCGGCCTGATCGACGAAGCGACCGCCAAGGCACGCCGCAAGGAGCTGGAAGACGAAAGCGGCTTCTTCGGCGCCATGGACGGTGCCTCGAAATTCGTCCGTGGCGACGCCATCGCCGGCCTGCTCATCACCGCCATCAACGTGGTCGGCGGCATCATCATCGGCGTTGCACAACAAGGCATGCCGTTCTCCGAAGCCGGCCGCACCTACACGCTGCTGACCGTTGGCGACGGCCTCGTCACTCAGGTCCCTGCCCTGATCGTCTCGACCGCAGCCGGCCTGCTCGTCTCCAAGGCCGGCATCACCGGCGCCGCTGACAAGACGCTGATGAGGCAGTTCTCCGGCTATCCACAGGCGCTCGGCATGTCCGCCGGCGTCATGTTCACGCTGGCATTGCTGCCGGGCATTCCGATGCTGCCCTTCATCGCCCTCGGCGGTGGCGCCAGCTGGCTCGCCTACACCGCCAGCAAGCGCAACAAGGTGCAGAAGGCCGCAGCTGCTCAGCAAGCCGCAGCCGGTAGCGCCGGCGGGCCGGCCACTGCCGCCGGCGCCGCACAGGGCGCTGCTGCTGCCGAAGAGCCGATTTCCGCATCGCTGAAGATCGACGACCTCAAGATCGAACTCGGTTACGCGCTGCTGCCGCTGGTCAACGGACCTGACGGCACCGATCGTCTCACCGAACAGATCAAGGCATTGCGCAAGTCGCTGGCCGTCGAGATGGGTTTTGTGATGCCATCGGTGCGCATCCTCGACAATGTCCAGCTCGAGGCAAACACCTACGTCATCAAGATCAAGGAAGTCGAAGCCGGCACCGGCCGCATCTGGCCGAACCAGTTCATGGTCATGGACCCCGGCGGCCAGCAGGTCACCGTGCCCGGCATCCACACGACAGAGCCGACTTTCGGCCTGCCCGCCACCTGGGTCGATGCCGCGCTGAAGGAAGAAGCCTCCTTGAAGGGCTATACGGTTGTCGATGCCGCCACCGTGCTGTCGACGCACTTGACTGAACTGCTCAAGGGCAACATGTCGGACCTGCTCTCCTATGGCGAGGTGCAGAAGCTGCTCAAGGATCTGCCGAAGGAACAGGGCGAGCTGGTCAAGGACATCGTTCCCGCGCTCATCACCGTCTCCGGCATCCAGCGCGTACTTCAGCTCCTTCTCACCGAGCGCATCTCGGTGCGAGACCTCTCGACCATTCTCGAAGGCATCGCCGACGCACTTGCCTATTCGCGCAATCCATCGACCATCGTCGAACATGTCCGGGCCCGCCTCGCTCGCCAGATCTGCGCGCAGAATACGTCCTATGCCGGCTATCTTCCCCTCATCGCGCTCTCGGCGCATTGGGAGCAAGCTTTCGCGGAGTCCATCATCGGCAACGGCGAGGAACGCAGCCTCGCGATGCAGCCGTCAAAGCTGTCGGAATTCATGGTCGCGGTGCGCAACAGTTTCGAACAGGCCGCACGTGAAGGCGAAGCGCCGGTGCTCGTCACCTCGGCCGCGATCCGGCCGTTCGTGCGCTCGCTGGTCGAGCGTTTCCGCTCGCAGACGACCGTTTTGTCGCAGGCGGAAATCCATCCCCGCGCCCGGCTGAAGACGGTCGGAAGCGTCTGA
- a CDS encoding MFS transporter — MTPETAIPETPAFQPDSRQAWTRLALALIVGSLGSVGMWSVVVILPAVQADFAATRGAASLAFTMTMAGFGIGGVIGGRLTDRFGIVATIALATVLMAVGYVLSARTTALWQFNLLHIAIGAGSSATFAPLMAEASHWFERRRGIAVTVAATGSYIGGTFWPPLVSWFMLTYGWRSSQIGIAAVALVFTLVTLAILRAQMGANERRNHVNAPPPKVDLRLGDNTLTALLFVAGIGCCVAMAMPQVHIVAYCGDLGYGVARGAEMLSLMLALGIVSRVGSGFLADRIGGLRTLLVGAIAQGVALTFYLFFDGLTSLYVISAMFGLFQGGIVPAYAIIIREAMPAAQAATRVGIVILGTVLGMSLGGWLSGVIFDATGSYRAAFVNGAAWNVFNVAIVGWLLLRARKRAMMTLRAAE, encoded by the coding sequence GTGACGCCAGAAACTGCCATTCCGGAAACGCCTGCCTTCCAGCCCGACAGCCGTCAGGCATGGACCCGGCTTGCCTTGGCCCTCATCGTGGGCTCGCTTGGCTCGGTCGGCATGTGGTCGGTCGTGGTGATCCTGCCCGCCGTGCAGGCCGATTTCGCGGCCACCCGCGGCGCGGCGTCGTTGGCCTTCACCATGACCATGGCCGGCTTCGGCATCGGCGGCGTGATCGGCGGCAGGCTGACCGACCGCTTCGGCATCGTCGCCACCATCGCGCTGGCCACCGTCCTGATGGCGGTGGGCTATGTGCTGTCGGCGCGGACCACGGCGCTGTGGCAGTTCAATCTCTTGCATATCGCCATCGGCGCAGGTTCATCCGCCACCTTCGCGCCGCTGATGGCAGAGGCCTCGCACTGGTTCGAGCGCCGCCGCGGCATCGCCGTCACCGTCGCGGCCACCGGCAGCTATATCGGCGGCACGTTCTGGCCGCCGCTGGTGAGCTGGTTCATGCTCACTTACGGCTGGCGCAGCAGCCAGATCGGCATCGCCGCCGTCGCTCTCGTATTCACGCTGGTCACGCTCGCGATCCTGCGCGCGCAGATGGGCGCCAATGAGCGCCGCAACCATGTCAACGCGCCGCCGCCGAAAGTCGATCTGCGGCTCGGCGACAATACGTTGACCGCGCTGTTGTTCGTCGCCGGCATCGGCTGCTGCGTCGCCATGGCGATGCCGCAGGTGCACATCGTCGCCTATTGCGGCGATCTCGGTTACGGCGTCGCCCGCGGCGCCGAGATGCTGTCGCTGATGCTTGCACTCGGCATCGTCAGCCGCGTCGGCTCGGGCTTTCTCGCCGATCGCATCGGCGGTCTGCGCACGCTTCTGGTCGGCGCCATCGCGCAGGGCGTGGCGCTGACCTTCTATCTGTTCTTCGACGGCCTGACCTCGCTCTATGTGATCTCCGCGATGTTCGGCCTGTTCCAGGGCGGAATCGTGCCGGCTTACGCGATCATCATCCGCGAGGCGATGCCCGCCGCGCAGGCCGCGACGCGGGTCGGCATCGTCATTCTCGGCACGGTGCTCGGCATGTCGCTCGGCGGCTGGCTGTCCGGCGTGATCTTCGATGCCACCGGCTCTTACCGCGCCGCTTTCGTCAACGGTGCCGCCTGGAACGTCTTCAACGTCGCCATCGTGGGCTGGCTGCTGCTGCGCGCCCGCAAGCGGGCGATGATGACGCTCCGCGCGGCGGAATGA
- a CDS encoding cation diffusion facilitator family transporter — MTNLQQDTDSHEERRTLVYSIIVTALDAAVGISVGLVINSSSIVFDGVYSVIDAAMTGLSVGVSLLLTRGSTRYFQFGFWQFEPMLVLLNSVVLALSCGYALLGALNDLFSVGRAVSFGPGAAYGIVAGLLALLMAYVIGRRAKRLDSELLLMDARNWFASGLVSVALGISFWIAARMHGTSYDHLVPYLDPAVLATLSLLLLPLPLRACWRSVKDIIQVAPVDLDEEVREIARDIQKRYGFENFSSYVAKMGRARFVDITFLAPDDLGPREVDFFDGIRREIAERLEAVPPSHWLNIEFTSDEAWL; from the coding sequence ATGACAAACTTGCAGCAAGACACCGACAGCCACGAGGAGCGCAGGACCCTCGTTTATTCCATTATCGTCACCGCGCTCGACGCTGCGGTCGGTATCTCGGTGGGGCTTGTCATCAATTCATCATCAATCGTGTTCGATGGCGTGTACTCCGTGATCGACGCCGCGATGACCGGCCTGTCCGTCGGCGTCTCGCTACTGCTGACGCGAGGATCGACTCGCTACTTCCAGTTCGGCTTCTGGCAGTTCGAACCGATGCTGGTGCTGCTCAACAGCGTCGTGCTGGCATTGTCGTGCGGTTATGCGCTGCTCGGCGCCTTGAACGACTTGTTCAGCGTTGGACGTGCCGTGTCATTCGGGCCCGGCGCCGCCTATGGCATCGTCGCGGGATTGCTTGCGTTGCTCATGGCCTATGTCATTGGGCGGCGCGCGAAGCGACTGGATTCCGAATTGCTGCTGATGGACGCACGCAATTGGTTCGCATCGGGCCTCGTCAGCGTGGCGCTTGGCATCAGCTTCTGGATCGCAGCGCGGATGCATGGGACGAGTTACGATCATCTCGTGCCCTATCTCGATCCCGCAGTACTCGCGACACTCAGCCTGCTGCTGCTGCCGCTCCCGCTGCGGGCGTGCTGGCGGTCGGTGAAGGATATCATCCAGGTCGCGCCGGTGGATCTCGATGAAGAGGTGCGCGAGATCGCGCGCGACATCCAGAAGCGTTACGGCTTCGAGAATTTTTCGAGCTATGTCGCCAAGATGGGGCGCGCGCGTTTCGTCGATATCACCTTCCTCGCGCCGGACGATCTCGGGCCGCGGGAGGTGGATTTCTTCGACGGCATCCGGCGCGAGATCGCAGAGAGACTCGAGGCCGTGCCGCCGAGCCACTGGCTCAATATCGAATTCACCAGCGACGAAGCCTGGCTGTAG
- a CDS encoding 2-dehydro-3-deoxy-6-phosphogalactonate aldolase, translating into MTQPIHWPTVKRPLVAILRGVKPDEVEGIVDVLIDGGFEMIEVPLNSPDPFVSIERACKRFGKDSLIGAGTVLTAADCARVSDAGGRLMVSPNVDVDVLAMAVSRGMVTMPGVFSPTEAFLALRSGASALKFFPASTLGASGIAAIRAVLPPDTVIGAVGGVSDKNFSDYVAAGVQAFGIGSSLYRPGMTTAEVRATARKTVESYDRAARQ; encoded by the coding sequence ATGACACAACCGATCCATTGGCCCACCGTCAAACGGCCGCTCGTCGCCATCCTCCGCGGTGTGAAACCCGATGAAGTGGAGGGCATCGTCGACGTCTTGATCGACGGCGGCTTCGAGATGATCGAGGTGCCGCTGAATTCGCCGGATCCGTTCGTCTCCATCGAACGCGCCTGCAAACGCTTCGGCAAGGACAGCCTGATCGGCGCCGGAACGGTGCTGACGGCAGCCGACTGCGCACGGGTTTCCGATGCCGGCGGCCGCCTGATGGTCAGCCCGAATGTCGACGTAGACGTGCTGGCAATGGCCGTGAGCCGGGGCATGGTCACCATGCCGGGCGTGTTCTCGCCGACCGAGGCGTTTCTCGCGCTGCGCTCCGGTGCCTCCGCGCTGAAATTCTTCCCCGCCTCCACGCTTGGCGCCTCCGGCATCGCCGCCATTCGCGCCGTGCTGCCGCCCGACACGGTGATCGGGGCCGTCGGTGGCGTATCGGACAAAAACTTCTCCGACTATGTCGCCGCCGGTGTGCAGGCCTTCGGCATCGGCAGCAGCCTGTACCGCCCCGGAATGACAACCGCGGAGGTGCGCGCGACCGCGCGGAAAACGGTCGAGTCCTATGACCGTGCGGCGCGGCAATAG
- a CDS encoding 2-dehydro-3-deoxygalactonokinase, giving the protein MADRGGNVTSGRPAFVAVDWGTSSFRGWLMTVDGTSLAETRGHEGMLHCATSGFAPVLADHLARLGAARELPVLICGMAGARQGWIEAPYLHTPTRLDALHSGARRVETAGDIRILPGIAQADAAAPDVMRGEETQLLGVTEPDFTGLVCIPGTHSKWIRIDAGSVTSFATYMTGELFSVIALHSILKHAVVADAPFGATGSAFRDGLQRAYRAPTRLTSSLFGLRAGQLLGFEQHTDGAAHLSGLLIGAELADAVMQYGREHPVRLIGAGTLGQLYATALADIGFKATLIDAEQASRRGLVKAAIHLWGTQF; this is encoded by the coding sequence ATGGCAGATCGGGGTGGGAACGTGACATCGGGCAGACCCGCTTTCGTCGCGGTGGATTGGGGGACCAGCAGCTTCCGTGGCTGGCTGATGACGGTCGACGGCACCTCGCTCGCGGAAACGCGCGGGCATGAAGGCATGCTCCATTGCGCGACGTCCGGCTTTGCCCCGGTGCTGGCGGATCATCTCGCCAGGCTCGGCGCAGCTCGGGAATTGCCCGTGCTGATTTGCGGCATGGCCGGCGCACGGCAGGGCTGGATCGAAGCGCCCTATCTGCACACACCGACCAGGCTCGATGCGCTGCATAGCGGCGCGCGCCGCGTCGAAACAGCCGGCGACATCCGTATCCTGCCAGGTATCGCCCAAGCCGATGCCGCGGCGCCAGACGTAATGCGCGGCGAGGAAACCCAGTTACTTGGTGTCACCGAACCGGATTTCACCGGCCTCGTCTGTATCCCCGGCACCCACAGCAAATGGATCCGGATCGATGCCGGCAGCGTAACGTCGTTCGCGACGTATATGACTGGCGAACTGTTCTCGGTCATCGCCCTGCACAGCATTCTTAAACACGCGGTCGTGGCGGACGCACCCTTCGGCGCAACGGGCAGCGCCTTCCGCGACGGCCTGCAGCGTGCGTACCGCGCGCCGACGCGGCTGACGTCATCGCTGTTCGGTCTGCGTGCCGGACAATTGCTCGGCTTCGAACAACATACCGACGGCGCCGCGCACCTGTCCGGCCTGCTGATCGGCGCCGAACTTGCCGACGCAGTGATGCAATACGGCAGGGAGCACCCGGTGCGCCTGATCGGCGCCGGCACGCTCGGCCAGCTCTACGCAACAGCGCTTGCCGACATCGGTTTCAAAGCCACGTTGATCGATGCCGAACAGGCGTCACGACGCGGCCTCGTCAAGGCCGCCATCCATCTCTGGGGAACGCAATTCTGA